From a region of the Flavobacterium branchiarum genome:
- a CDS encoding MFS transporter codes for MKKAGITAVLYLNYFVFAILLNSVGIVILKAQKNYGVNELQASILEAFKDLPIAIVSFLIASFLPRIGYKKAMLIGLGLVTFACIAMFYGNSFNYAKLLFATVGVSFALIKVSVYSLIGTVTENQKEHNALMSSVEGVFMIGIALAYFLFPAFNTDTNPDSWLNVYWFLALLTLLSFGFLFFIKIEKPVEIPGVNLADDFMQMIKLMAKSLVIVFVVSAFLFVMIEQGIMSWLPTFNDKVLHLSENNSIMMASILAISLAVGRILAGEITKKINWIWVLSFCIICAMLIVIFVLPKTVGLEVKTIHSFQDIPLIGFAFPLVGLFIAPIYPLLNSVILSALPKNLHSSMTGLIVVFSALGGTIGSRIIGWLFQNQGPQNAFYYTLIPMSLLLVSFFILKKITTKNEI; via the coding sequence ATGAAAAAAGCAGGAATAACGGCAGTATTATATCTCAATTACTTTGTATTTGCGATACTACTGAATAGTGTTGGGATAGTGATTTTAAAAGCACAAAAAAATTATGGAGTAAATGAATTACAGGCTAGCATTTTAGAAGCTTTTAAGGATTTACCCATTGCAATAGTATCTTTTTTAATAGCTTCTTTTCTACCAAGAATTGGATATAAAAAAGCAATGCTTATTGGGTTAGGATTGGTAACTTTTGCTTGTATAGCTATGTTTTATGGCAATTCGTTTAATTATGCCAAATTACTTTTTGCAACCGTAGGAGTTTCTTTTGCTCTAATAAAAGTATCTGTTTACTCACTTATTGGCACAGTAACAGAAAATCAGAAGGAGCACAATGCATTAATGAGTAGTGTCGAGGGTGTTTTTATGATAGGGATTGCACTAGCTTATTTTTTATTTCCAGCTTTTAATACCGATACAAATCCAGATTCATGGCTTAATGTGTATTGGTTTTTGGCATTACTAACATTGTTGTCATTCGGTTTTTTGTTCTTTATAAAAATAGAAAAACCAGTAGAAATTCCAGGAGTAAATCTAGCCGATGATTTTATGCAAATGATTAAGCTAATGGCAAAATCATTGGTAATCGTTTTTGTAGTTAGTGCTTTTTTATTCGTAATGATAGAACAAGGAATCATGTCTTGGTTACCAACGTTTAATGATAAAGTACTTCACTTATCCGAAAACAATAGCATAATGATGGCTAGTATTCTAGCTATTTCTCTAGCTGTTGGGCGAATTCTAGCGGGAGAAATTACAAAGAAAATAAACTGGATTTGGGTACTAAGCTTCTGTATTATATGTGCCATGTTGATTGTAATTTTTGTATTGCCAAAGACGGTTGGGTTAGAAGTAAAAACGATTCATTCTTTTCAGGATATTCCATTAATAGGTTTCGCATTTCCACTTGTAGGATTATTTATAGCGCCTATTTATCCGTTGCTTAATTCAGTTATATTAAGTGCTTTGCCTAAAAATTTACATAGTTCAATGACGGGGTTAATTGTAGTGTTCTCTGCTTTGGGAGGAACAATAGGTTCAAGAATAATAGGTTGGCTATTCCAGAATCAAGGGCCACAGAATGCATTTTATTACACCTTGATTCCAATGTCATTACTATTGGTCTCATTCTTTATATTAAAAAAAATTACGACAAAAAATGAAATTTAA